From the genome of Labrus bergylta chromosome 4, fLabBer1.1, whole genome shotgun sequence, one region includes:
- the acadm gene encoding medium-chain specific acyl-CoA dehydrogenase, mitochondrial, whose protein sequence is MLFNKVLRASVRSGIRLQSSNAAAASVAAPHGGHAASQGFSFEMSEQQKEFQQLARKFAREEIVPAAPAYDRSGEYPVPLITKAWELGLMNGHIPQEYGGMGLSSFENCLITEELAYGCTGVQTAIEANSLGAMPIILAGNDAQKKKYLGRLVDEPLMCAYCVTEPGAGSDVAGIKTKAVKVGDEYVVNGQKMWITNGGKANWYFLLARTNPDPKCPAGKAFTGFILDADTPGVMVGRKELNMGQRCSDTRGITFEDVRIPKENVLIAEGSGFKIAMGAFDSTRPPVAAGATGLAQRALDEATNYSLERKTFGKVIAEHQAVSFLLAEMAMKVELARMAYQRSAWEVDQGRRNTYYASIAKAFAGDIANQVATDAVQVFGGNGFNSDYPVEKLMRDAKIYQIYEGTAQIQRLIIAREHFGRHKK, encoded by the exons atgctGTTCAACAAG GTGCTCAGAGCCAGTGTGCGCTCTGGAATCCGGCTTCAGAGCTCCAATGCTGCTGCAGCCAGTGTTGCAGCCCCTCACGGCGGCCATGCAGCATCCCAAGGCTTCTCATTTG agATGTCAGAGCAGCAAAAGGAGTTCCAGCAGCTGGCGAGGAAGTTTGCACGTGAGGAGATTGTTCCTGCTGCGCCTGCTTATGACAGAAGTGGTGAG TATCCTGTCCCTCTAATCACGAAGGCATGGGAGCTCGGGCTGATGAATGGTCACATTCCACAAGAGTACG GTGGAATGGGCCTGTCAAGCTTTGAAAACTGCCTCATCACAGAAGAGTTGGCTTATGGCTGCACAGGAGTACAGACTGCTATCGAAGCAAATTCTCTGGGG GCCATGCCCATCATTTTAGCAGGCAATGAcgcacagaagaagaaataccTGGGAAGGCTGGTTGATGAGCCGCtcatgtgt GCGTACTGTGTCACAGAGCCCGGCGCAGGCTCTGACGTGGCCGGCATCAAGACCAAAGCGGTGAAAGTGGGGGATGAGTATGTTGTAAATGGTCAGAAGATGTGGATCACTAACGGAGGGAAAGCTAACTG GTACTTCCTCCTGGCCCGCACTAACCCGGATCCCAAGTGTCCTGCTGGTAAAGCCTTTACAGGATTCATTCTGGACGCTGACACCCCGGGAGTAATGGTCGGAAGGAAG GAGCTGAACATGGGCCAGAGGTGCTCCGATACCAGAGGCATTACCTTTGAGGATGTGAGGATACCGAAGGAGAACGTCCTGATCGCAGAGGGATCAGGCTTCAAAATTGCGATGGGAGCCTTCGACAGCACGAGGCCACCC gtggcagcaggagcaacgGGCCTGGCACAGAGGGCACTTGATGAAGCTACCAACTATTCCCTGGAGAGAAAGACATTTGGAAAGGTTATTGCTGAG CATCAGGCTGTGTCCTTCCTCCTGGCTGAGATGGCCATGAAGGTGGAGCTGGCCAGGATGGCATACCAGAGGTCTGCCTGGGAAGTGGATCAGGGCCGCAGAAACACCTACTACGCCTCCATCGCCAAGGCATTCGCTGGAGATATCGCCAACCAGGTGGCCACTGACGCCGTCCAGGTGTTTGGTGGCAACGGCTTCAACAGCGACTATCCGGTAGAGAAACTGATGAGAGACGCCAAGATCTACCAG ATCTACGAGGGCACAGCTCAAATCCAAAGACTCATCATCGCCCGAGAACACTTTGGAAGACACAAGA